One segment of Herbaspirillum hiltneri N3 DNA contains the following:
- a CDS encoding NuoB/complex I 20 kDa subunit family protein encodes MSIEGVLNEGFVTTSLDKVINWTRTGSMWPMTFGLACCAVEMMHVGASRYDLDRFGIMFRPSPRQSDVMIVAGTLCNKMAPALRKVYDQMAEPRWVISMGSCANGGGYYHYSYSVVRGCDRIVPVDVYVPGCPPTAEALLYGVIQLQNKIKRTNTIAR; translated from the coding sequence ATGTCAATTGAAGGCGTATTAAACGAAGGGTTTGTTACCACCTCGCTGGATAAGGTAATCAACTGGACCCGTACCGGCTCCATGTGGCCGATGACCTTTGGTCTGGCGTGCTGCGCGGTTGAGATGATGCACGTCGGCGCATCGCGCTACGACCTGGATCGCTTCGGCATCATGTTCCGTCCGTCGCCGCGTCAGTCCGATGTCATGATCGTTGCCGGCACGCTGTGCAACAAGATGGCGCCGGCCCTGCGCAAGGTGTACGACCAGATGGCCGAGCCGCGCTGGGTGATCTCGATGGGATCCTGTGCCAACGGCGGCGGCTACTATCATTATTCGTATTCCGTCGTGCGCGGTTGCGACCGCATCGTGCCGGTCGACGTGTATGTTCCAGGCTGCCCGCCGACAGCTGAAGCGCTGCTGTATGGCGTGATCCAGCTGCAAAATAAGATCAAGCGCACCAATACCATTGCGCGCTAA
- a CDS encoding NADH-quinone oxidoreductase subunit A, with amino-acid sequence MNLENYFPVLLFILVGIGVGVAPQLLGRLLGPHRPDAQKTSPYECGFEAFEDARMKFDVRYYLVAILFILFDLETAFFFPWGVSMRDLGWSGYITMMVFIAEFVVGFWYIWKKGALDWE; translated from the coding sequence GTGAACCTCGAAAATTACTTTCCAGTTCTGTTGTTTATCCTAGTCGGCATCGGTGTTGGTGTCGCTCCTCAGTTACTCGGTCGTTTGCTCGGTCCTCACCGGCCTGATGCGCAAAAGACCTCTCCTTACGAATGCGGCTTTGAAGCTTTTGAAGATGCCCGCATGAAATTCGATGTGCGGTATTACCTCGTCGCCATCCTGTTCATTCTGTTTGATCTCGAAACTGCATTTTTCTTCCCGTGGGGCGTTTCCATGCGCGACCTGGGCTGGTCTGGCTACATCACGATGATGGTGTTCATCGCTGAATTTGTTGTCGGTTTTTGGTACATCTGGAAAAAGGGTGCCCTGGATTGGGAGTGA
- the secG gene encoding preprotein translocase subunit SecG: MNTLFTVIVVVQVLAALTIIGLVLLQHGKGADMGAAFGSGASGSLFGATGSSNFLSKSTGIAAAIFFAATLALAFVGNHHVSQSGGVMDNLPAPAAAIPATPAASGAPAAAPANPADQSNQIPK; the protein is encoded by the coding sequence ATGAATACTTTATTTACTGTTATTGTTGTCGTTCAGGTGCTCGCGGCGCTGACTATCATCGGTCTGGTTCTGCTGCAGCACGGCAAAGGGGCGGATATGGGGGCGGCGTTCGGTTCGGGCGCGTCGGGCAGCTTGTTCGGCGCCACGGGTTCTTCCAACTTCTTGTCGAAGTCGACCGGCATCGCTGCCGCGATCTTTTTTGCGGCCACTCTCGCGCTGGCATTCGTCGGCAATCATCATGTTTCGCAATCCGGCGGCGTCATGGATAATCTGCCTGCTCCGGCAGCGGCAATTCCGGCAACACCGGCTGCATCGGGCGCTCCCGCCGCAGCTCCTGCTAATCCTGCAGATCAATCGAATCAGATTCCGAAATAG